The sequence GCGCATCCACCCAGACGTACATGACGTGCTTGTCGTTGCCGGGCACGGGAACGCCCCAGTCGAACGTGGTGCGGCTGATGGACAGGTCCTCCAGGCCGCGCTTGACGAAGCTGATGACCTCGTTGAACCGGTACTGGGGTGCGCCGAACTCCGGGTGGGATTCATACAGTGCCAGCAGCTTGTCCTGGTAGGCGGAGAGCCGGAAGAAGTAGCTCTCCTCCGCCGTCCACGTCACCTCGGTGTCCGTCTCTTTCGAGTAGCGCACGCCGTCGTCCTTCACCACCGTCTCATCCTCGGCGTAGAAGGCCTCGTCCCGCACGGAGTACCAGCCCTCGTACTTGTCGAGGTAGATGTCGCCGTTGGCTTCCATCTTCTTCCAGATGGCCTGCGAGGCCGCGTAGTGGTCTTCGTCGGTGGTGCGGATGAAGCGGTCGTAGCTGATGCCCAGGTCGGCATGCGCAGCCTTGTAGACCTCTGCGTTCCGGTCCACCAGTTCCTTGGGCGTGATGCCTTCCTTCTCCGCGGTCTGGGCAATTTTCATGCCGTGCTCGTCGGTGCCGGTCAGGAACATCACGTCATAGCCGTCCAGCCGCTTGAAGCGCGCCATGGCGTCGGTGGCAATGTACTCGTAGGCGTGCCCGATGTGCGGTACGCCGTTGGGGTAGGTGATGGCCGTGGTGATGTAGAACGGCGTTTTCTCTGGAGCAGTCACGGTGCGGACGGTTACCTTCGGTGCGGGGTGGGCGGACTAGATCAGTTCTGTCAGGGTATCGCTCAGGCGGACCAGCTCGTGGTCGTGCGAGGCCACCAGGACGGCGATGCCGTCGGAGGTGGTGTCCTTCAGGATGCTGATGATGCGGTTGGCGGAGGCACGGTCCAGGGAGGCGGTGGGCTCATCCACCACCAGGACCCGGGTGCCGAGGATCAGGGCCCGGGCAATGGCCACGCGCTGCCGCTCACCGCCGGAGAGCTGGGCGGGACGGTGCCGCATGCGGCGGCCCAGGCCCACCAGGTCCAGCAGGTCCTTGGCCATGTCGCGGCGCTGGTCCACCTCGCCGTCGGGAACGGCAGGCAGGAGGACGTTCTCCAGGGCGCTCATGCCGTCGATCAGGGCACCGCCCTGATCCACGTAACCGATCAGGGCACGACGACGGTCGGCGATTTCGTCGTCGCCCATGCTTTCGAGCGAATCACCTTCCCAGAACACCCGGCCCGACGTCGGCAGGGTAAGTCCCGCCCCGACGGTCAGGATGCTGGTCTTGCCGGAGCCGCTTCGGCCGGCGACGCAGTGCATCTCACCGGCGTGCAGGGTCAGGTCGAAACCTTCCACCACGCTCACGGCCTCGGCGCCGCCCTTTCCGCCGCCGTAGCGGATGGTGATGTCGCGCATCTCCAGCGGGGTGGCGTGGTCGGCCGACTTGACGATGGTGTTGGCCCGGGTCTGCAGGGGGACCTCGTTGGAGCCGCTCCTGCGGCTCCGCTGGACGTTCGTCGGGTTTGTCATTGGACCACTTTCGTTGCAATCGGTATCCAGCAAATTACAGCCACCAGCCCAGCCACGGCAGCCCAGATGGCTGCATAGGGGGCCAGCAGCAGGCCGATGCCCAGGGCGCCCAGCACGCCCAGCGGCAGGGCCACGGTTCCCACCAGCGCGTTCTCGAACAACCGCACCTGGCGGAGCATGTCCGGGTTCCAGCCCATGGCCTGGAGGATGCCCAGGTACTGGCGTTTGGCGTTGAGCTCGAACCGGCCCGTCACCAGGGTCAGGACCAGCCCCACTGCCACGCCGGACAGTGCCAGCAGGATGCTTGGGAGCGTCACGCTGGCGGCGGCCAGGCCGCTCAATGCGCTGGCACCGGCGGCGCGGGGAATATCGATCAGCAGGGCAATCAGGCCGCCCACTGCCGCGCCGAAGACACCGACCGCGACGGCGAGCGACAAGGTGTTGAACTTGTTGGTGCTCAGCTGCCGGTGGGCGAAGGTGAGCGGCGAATCGACGGGGATGAGGCGTTCGTCGTGCTGCGGTTCCTGGTCGATCACGTCGCGGTGGCGCAGCTGCCGGGCGGCGAACAGCGCTGCAGCACAGTAGAGCACCAGGACGGCGGCGCACACCAGTGCGGTGGCCAGACTCCAGCTCAGCAGGCTCAGCACGATGCCCGCCGCGGCAAGCAGCACGGCCCCGACGCCGAATTCCTCGAGTACCCAGCTTCGGATCCGGCGCTGGGTCCAGCCCATGGCCCGCAGGGTTCCGGCCTCACTGCGGCGTTTGCGGATGTAGCTCACAGTCGAGGCGCCGGTGAGGAGTGCCGCCCCGCACAGCGTCAGGAACAGGAGGGTGATGTTGGTTCCCGAAAGTGCCCCTGCCACGGCCTCCGCGGCATTCTGGCGGACCCAGGACTGCTGGACCGTGCCGAGAGCCGATTCCTTTCCGGCGCCGTCCTTGGAGTAGCCGGGAACGAAGATGCTGGTGTCTTCACGGGCGGAACCCGCCACCACGGTGGCGTCAAGGCCCACGTCCCGGATCTGCGCGGCGAGCTTCTCCACCTCAGGCTGGGCGTCCTTCCAGCTGCCCGGCGCCTTGGCGCGGACGCGGATGGCATCGATGACGGCGGCGTTCTGCTTGTAGCCGCGCGCGGCGGCGAGTCCGTAGAAGTCCGTGATGGCACCGGCGGACTGGCTGGCCAGTCCGGTGGCGCTGAGCGACGGCTTCAGCTCCGCGGCTGGAACGTCCTTGCCGGAGGCGTCCTTTGTCAGGGTAAACGGGGTGGGATCGTAGCCGCCCAGCGGCAGCTTGTTGACGTCGCCGGAGGCGGCCTCCACCGCGGCGGGGTCGAACGTACCGTAGACCATGGGCAGCGGCTGCGCAGACTGCTGCTGGCCGGTGGGCAGGTTGTCGCGGTAGGACCGCTCGTCAACCGGGTTGCGCTGGGTCTGGTCGACCGGCGCGCCGTTGGACGCCTTGTCGGGAAGTCGGTTGACGGTGACCCAATCCCCGGGAACTGCCGTCTTGTCCACGGCACCGTTGGACGCGGTGTCTCCGTCTGTGTACTTGGGGGCGCCGGCGAAATTGGTGCTCCACTTGGCCGGAGTGTACAGGCCCGGGTTGAAGTTGCCGGTGGCGCCCAGCAGCGAGGAGTGGTCGGTCGAACCCGGCCAGGACAACACGAAGGGGTCCTTGGAAACAAACGGCAGGTAATCCTTGCCCAGGGATTTCGAGACGGTGCCGACGTCCTTGACGACCTTGCCGGCGTCGTCAATTTCCTCGATCTTGACGTTGTACTTCAGGTCCAGCGAGGTGCCGGAGCGCACGATCAGCGGTACCGCCTGCGAACCGGTGGTCAGCTGGCCGTTGCGCTTGGCCTGCTGGTACTGGGTCATCAGGGGCGCCCAGTACTTGAGCTTAACGCCCAGGAAGTCGGGGCCTTCCTTGAGCTGGTCCATGCTGATGCCGCTGGTGAAGAGGCCTTCCAGGTAGCGGCCCACGGCGCCGGCGTCGCGGGCATCTGCCGGCGGCGCCTTCTCCAGCGGAGCCAGGAAGTCGCCGGCGGAACCGAGGAGTGCCCGCTCGGCGGCAGGGTCGACGGCCACGACGGATTCGGTGACCTCGGGGGCCATCGGGAGTGCCACGGAGAGGTTGAAGAGGTTGTGCTCGGACCCGCCGGCGGGCGCAGGGAACTTGATGCCCGTCTCCCCTGCCGGCGCGGCGATGCGGATGCTGCTGCCGCCGGCGGCCTTCTCCTCGACGAGCTTCGCCTTGCCCAGCGTGCCCTCGGCCGTGGTCTTGAACAGGGTTTGCTCGGAGTTCCCGTCGGAGCTCACGGCGCTGGCGGTGAGGCGGTACTTCTTGGCGGCATCGGTCAGGACGGACTCCGCTGCCGGCCACTTGTCCGGGGCGGTGGCGCCGGCGGCCTGGTCCGCCGTGGCGGTGCCGGCCAGTCCGGCGTTGTAGCCCAGGTAATCCATGGCGTCGAGGCGGGGCGTCTCCAGGTTCTGGGTGACGCGCGAGACCAGGCTGATGGGGGCGGCCACGGACGTGCCGGACAGCTTCCGGATGGAGTCCAGCTGGTCGAAGCCGATGCCGCCCGCGCCGTTGGCGATTTCGGGCTGCAGAAGCGCCCCGGAGGGCGCCTTGGCCTGGACCAGGATGTCGTAGAGACCCCTCGAGTTTTCATCGACCGTCCGGTTGAGTGCAGCCTGTGACTGGCTTTGGACGACGACCGACAAGCACATGGCTGCGATCAAGATGGCCGCGGTCAACAGCAGCACCCTGCTTCTGATGAACCTCTGGACGGCGTTCATGGAACTCCCTGAAACCTGGATTGCGTGCGCGCACTTCCGTCCCCCGGGCAGGCGTGGGCAATGACGGACGGATGTGCAAAAGGTATTGGCCGGCCTGCCGGCTACGGTCCTGAATAAGGACCCAGCCATTGTAAGCAGACCGGCCAATCATACGTGGATCCGCCGGGTCGTACCCCCGCGGAGGAGCGGCTACGGCGTTTCGGCCGGTGTGTCGCGCTAGTCTTCCAGGTCCACTTCCCGGACCATTTCGGCGCCGATACCTGCCTTGATGGCGTCCAGCACCTGCTGCGGGACGGAGCTGTCGATGGTCAGCAGGGCGAGGACCTTGCCGCCCTCATCGGAGCGCGCAACCTGCATGCCGGCGATGTTGATGTTGTTCATGCCCAGGATGTGGCCGATGGTTCCGATCACGCCCGGCCGGTCGGTGTAGGCAACCACCACGAGGTGTTCGCTGATGGGGATTTCCACCTCGAACCCGTTGATGCCCACCAGCTTCTCGATCTGCTTGGGGCCGGTCAGGGTGCCCGCCACGGAGATCTGGCTGCCGTCGCTGAGGGCGCCGCGCAGGGTCAGGACGTTGCGGTACGACTCAGTGTCGGGGGTGGTGATGAGGCGGACATTGATGCCGCGCTGCTCGGCGATGACGGGCGCGTTGACGTAGGAGACCTGCTCGGTCACGACGTCGGCGAAGATGCCCTTCAGCGCGGCGAGCTCAAGCACCTTGACGTCGAGCGAGGAGATTTCGCCGGCCACTTCGACGTCGAACTGGGTCAGGGAGGCGTGGGTCAGGGCGGTGAAGATGCGGCCCAGCTTCTCAATCAGCGGGATGCCCGGGCGGACGTCGGGGGCGATGACGCCGCCGGCGACGTTGACGGCGTCCGGCACGAGCTCGCCGGCGAGGGCCAGGCGGACGGACTTGGCCACGGAGACGCCGGCCTTTTCCTGTGCTTCGTCCGTGGAGGCGCCCAGGTGGGGGGTGACCACGACGTTGTCGAGCTTGAAGAACGGCAGGTCGGTGCTGGGTTCCTTGGCGAAGACGTCCACGCCGGCACCGGCGATTTCGCCGTCCTGCAGGGCCGTGAAGAGTGCTTCTTCATCGACGAGGCCGCCACGGGCGACGTTGACCACGTAGGCGGTCGGCTTCATCTTCTTGAACGCGTCCGCGCCCAGCATGCCCACGGTCTCGGGGGTCTTGGGCATGTGGATGGTGATGAAGTCGGACTGTGCCAGGAGTTCGTCCAGGGTGACCAGCTGCACGCCGAGCTGCGCGGCACGGGCGGAGGTGATGTAGGGGTCGTAGGCAAGGATCTTGGTGTCGAAGCCCTTGAGGCGGGCCGCCACCAGGGCGCCGATGCGGCCCAGGCCGATGATGCCGATCTTCTTTTCGAACAGTTCGATGCCGGTGTACTTGGAGCGCTTCCATTCGCCGTCCTTGAGGGCGGCGCTGGCCTGCGGGATGTGGCGGGCCAGGCTGAGGATGTGGCCCACGGTGAGTTCGGCGGCGGACACGATGTTGGACGTGGGGGCGTTGACCACCATCACGCCTGCCTGGGTTGCGGCCTTGATGTCCACATTGTCCAGGCCCACCCCGGCGCGCGCGATGACCTTCAGGTTCTTGGCCGCGGCGATCGCTTCGGCGTCCACCTGGGTGGCGGAGCGGACCAGGATGGCGTCTACGTCGCTGATCGCCGAGAGTAGCTGGGAACGGTCTGCGCCGTCGGTCTGTCGGATTTCAAAGTCCGGGCCAAGGGCCTCGACGGTGGCGGGGGAAAGTTCTTCGGCGAGCAGTACTACGGGTTTTGACACGGCTGATCCTCTGCGTTGCAGTCCTGGGGATGGAAACAAGTCTAGGCGGACGGAAAGGCCGGGCTCACATTGTTAAGTGTGAACCCGGCCTCACCATTGGGGTAAAAGCGGCGCGGCAGCCTTAGCGGGCCGCGGAGCCTTCCACGTAGTCCACGTCCTGCTGCTGCCAGGAGAACAGGGAGCGCAGCTCGCGGCCAACGGCCTCGATGGGGTGCTGCTCGGCCTTGGCGCGCAGTTCCTTGAACTCGACGGCGCCGTTGTCCTGGTCCTCGATGAAGCGCTTGGCAAACGCACCGGACTGAATGTCGGCCAGGACGGCCTTCATGTTTTCCTTCACCTCGGGGGTGATGACGCGCGGGCCGGAGACGTAGTCGCCGTATTCTGCCGTGTCGGAGACGCTCCAGCGCTGCTTGGCGATGCCGCCTTCCCACATGAGGTCGACGATGAGCTTGAGCTCGTGCAGTACCTCGAAGTAGGCGATCTGCGGCTGGTAGCCGGCTTCGGTGAGGGTCTCGAAACCGTACTGGACCAGCTGGGAAACACCGCCGCACAGTACGGCCTGCTCACCGAAGAGGTCCGTTTCGGTCTCTTCGGTGAAGGTGGTCTTGATGACGCCGGCGCGGGTGCCGCCGATGGCCTTGGCGTACGACTTGGCCAGCTCCCAGGCGTTGCCGGATGCGTCCTGCTCCACGGCGATGATGTCCGGGATGCCGCGGCCGGCTTCGAACTCGCGGCGCACGGTGTGGCCCGGAGCCTTCGGGGCGATCAGGATGACGTCGACGCCCTCCGGAGCCTGGATGTAGCCGAAGCGGATGTTGAAGCCGTGGGCGAAGGCCAGGGCCTTGCCGGGGGTCAGCTTGTCCTTGATGGAGTCGTTGTAAATGGCGCGCTGGTGCTGGTCCGGTGCCAGGATCATGATGACGTCGGCCCATTCGGCGGCGTCGGCGACGTTCTTGACCGTGAAGCCGGCGTCCTCGGCCTTGGCGGTCGACTTGGAGCCGTCCTTCAGCGCGATGACGACCTCGACGCCGGAATCGCGCAGGTTGAGCGCGTGGGCGTGGCCCTGGGAACCGTAGCCAACGATGGCAACCTTGCGGCCCTGGATGATCGACAGGTCGGCGTCATCGTCGTAAAACATTTCAGTCACTTGCGTAACTCCTCTTGAGTGGTTGTAGATAGTGGTCTTGCGGTGCTGCGGTTACGGGCGCGTGGTCCCGCCTGGGGGCAATGCCTAGGCGGAGCGGAGCGCCCGGTCACTCATGGAGCGGGATCCCCGTCCAACGGCCAGGGTGCCGGACTGCACAATTTCGCGGATGCCGAAGGGCTCCAGCACTGAGAGCAGGGCTGTGAGCTTTTCGGGATGGCCGGTGGCCTCGATGACGACGGAGTCGGTGGATACGTCGACCACTGAGGCGCGGAACAGGTCTGCGGCCTGGGTTACCTGCAGGCGTGTTGCGGCATCCGCACGTACCTTGACCAGGATGTGGTCGCGCTGTACGGAAGATTCGGGGGTGAGCTCAACGATCTTGATGACGTTCACCAGCTTGTTGAGCTGCTTGGTGACCTGTTCGATCAGGTCGCCGTCGGCGTCGACCACCACCGTCATGCGGGACACGCCCGGCACTTCGGTGGGGCCAACGGCCAGGGAGTTGATGTTGAAGGCGCGCCGGGCAAAGAGGCTGGCCACGCGGGTCAGGACGCCGGGCTTGTCCTCAACCAGGACGGAAAGTGTGTGGCGGGTCATGCTCAGTCTTCCTCTTCCCATTCCGGGGTCATGTTGCGGGCAACCTGGATCTGGTCGTTGCTCACGCCGGCGGGCACCATTGGCCACACCATGGAGTTGGGGCTCACTACGAAATCGATGACCACGGGGCGGTCGTTGATTTCGAGGGCCTTCTGGATGGTGGCATCGATGTCTTCCTCCCGTTCAACCCGGAACGACGCGCAGCCATAGGCCTCCCCCAGCTTGACGAAATCCGGGATGCGGACCGTGTCATGGCCGGTATTGAGGTCGGTGTTGGAGTAGCGGCCCTCGTAGAAGAGGGTCTGCCACTGCCGCACCATGCCCAGCGAGGAGTTATTGATAACAGCCACCTTGATGGGGATTTTGTTGATGGCGCAGGTGGCCAACTCCTGGTTGGTCATCTGGAAGCAGCCGTCACCGTCGATGGCCCAGACCACGCGGTCCGGGTTGCCCACCTTCGCGCCCATGGCCGCCGGGACGGCGTATCCCATGGTGCCGGCGCCGCCCGAGTTCAGCCAGGCGTGCGGGCGTTCGTACTTGATGAACTGGGCGGCCCACATCTGGTGCTGGCCGACGCCTGCCACGTACACGCCGTCGGGGCCGGTCAGCTCACCGATCCGCTTGATGACCTTCTGCGGTGCGATCAATCCGTCGTCCGGTTCCGTCCAGCCCAGCGGGTAGGTTTCCTTGAGGTTGTTCAGGAAAGCCCACCAGGTGGTGAGGTCCGGGGTTCCGGAAGCCTCGAACTGGCTGCGCACGGCCTCGGTCAGTTCCGGGATGATCTCCTTGACGGACCCAACGATGGGAACGTCAGCGGTGCGGTTCTTGGAAATTTCCGCAGGATCGATGTCGGCGTGGATGACCTTGGCGTTGGGCGCGAAGGTCTTCAGCACGCCGGTAACGCGGTCATCGAAGCGCGCGCCGAGCGTGATGAGCAGGTCGGACTGCTGCAGGGCCGTGACGGCGGAAACGCTGCCGTGCATGCCGGGCATGCCGACGTGCTGCGGGTGGGAGTCCGGGAACGCGCCCTTGGCCATCAGGGTGGTCACCACCGGCGCGCCGGTGGCTTCGGCGAGGGCGAGCAGCTCGGCGGAGGCGTGCGCCTTGACCACGCCTCCGCCCACGTACAGGACAGGCTTGGTGGAGGCGGCAATGAGTTTGGCCGCTTCACGGACCTGCTTGTTGTGGCCGCGGGTCACCGGCCGGTAGCCCGGCAGGTCGATTTTCGGGGGCCAGGAGAAAGTCATCTGGCCCACCTGGGCATCCTTGGCAACGTCCACCAGCACGGGACCGGGGCGGCCGGTGGAGGCCAGGTGGAAGGCCTCTGCCATAACGTGCGGGATGTCGTTGGGGTCCGTTACCAGGAAGGAATGCTTGGTAATGGGCATCGTGATACCCACGATGTCGGCTTCCTGGAAGGCATCGGTGCCGATCACGCCGCTGGAAACCTGGCCGGTGATGGCCACCAGGGGCACGGAGTCCATGTGGGCATCCATGATGGCGGTAACGAGGTTGGTGGCCCCGGGGCCCGAGGTGGCGATGCAGACGCCAACCCGCCCGGTGACCATGGCGTAGCCTTGCGCGGCGTGGCCGGCTCCCTGTTCGTGACGGACCAGCACGTGGTTCATGGTGGAGGCCATCAGGGGGTCGTAGGTGGGCAGGATCGCGCCACCAGGCAAACCGAAAATGTCGTCGACGCCGAGTTCTTCGAGCGAGCGGACGATTGCTTGCGAGCCGGTCATCACCGTCGGGGGTACGACGTTGTTCGGCCCAAGGACAGGAGAGGCGGCAGCAAGGTCGGCGACGACGGCGGCGTGGTCAGCCGTCCGGTCGGCGCGTTCCGGAGCCTTGGAGGCTCCAGCGGACTTGGTGGCCATCAGCGAGGGGCTGATGGGCGATCCTTTGCTCATCGGACTCTTCCTTGTGGATCTTCTCTGGTTTTGGAACTGGTTTGGAACGGTGGGAATAAAAAAACCCCTCGGCCTGGCGGCTTGGTGAGGGGTTTGCGCGTGACTGTTTCGTTACCAGGGGCTAATGTGCCACGCGCTTGGTAAGGACGACGACGATGCCGGCGGTAACGAAAGTCATGCGTTCAGTTTTCCCTCTTGGCGAGACGGGTGTCAACGAGCGACCACCCCATCTCACCATGTGGACTTCATTGTCCACGGATTGACCCTACCCCAAACTTCCGGCGCGGACGCCGTCAGCCCGGGGCCCCTCGGGTCAACCCTTATTAAGCCCTTCCGCCTCTGGCGGGGATCTTCCCCACGGGAGACCTCAGGAACTCGAGTCAGCCGGTCCAGGCGCCCTGGCTGGCGCTGTGGACCAGCTTGGCGTACTTGGCGAGCACACCCTTGGTGTACCTGGCCGGCAGCGGCTCCCAGCCCACCTTGCGGGCCTCGAGCTCGGCCTCATCCACCAGCAGGTCAAAGGTGCGCGCGGCGATGTCCACCCGGATCCTGTCGCCGTCCTGCACGAAGGCGATGGGGCCGCCGTCGACCGCTTCCGGTGCCACGTGGCCGATGCACAGGCCGGTGGTGCCGCCGGAGAAGCGGCCGTCGGTGAGGAGCAGGACGTCCTTGCCGAGTCCCGCGCCCTTGATGGCACCGGTGATGGCGAGCATTTCGCGCATGCCGGGCCCGCCCTTGGGACCTTCGTAGCGGATGACGACGACGTCGCCGGCCTTGATCCCGCCGTTGTCGAGGGCATCCAGGGCGCCCTGCTCCCGTTCGAAAACACGGGCGGTCCCCTCGAAGACGTCGGCGTCGAAGCCTGCACTCTTGACCACGGCGCCTTCCGGGGCCATGGAGCCGTGCAGGATGGTGATGCCGCCGGTTTTATGGATCGGGTTGTCCAGGGCGCGCAGGATCTTGCCGTCAACGTCCGGCGGGTTGATCGCATCGAGGTTTTCGGCGACGGTCTTGCCCGTGACGGTGAGGCAGTCGCCGTGCAGCAGGCCGGCGTCGAGCAGGGCCTTC comes from Pseudarthrobacter sp. NIBRBAC000502770 and encodes:
- a CDS encoding ABC transporter ATP-binding protein, whose product is MTNPTNVQRSRRSGSNEVPLQTRANTIVKSADHATPLEMRDITIRYGGGKGGAEAVSVVEGFDLTLHAGEMHCVAGRSGSGKTSILTVGAGLTLPTSGRVFWEGDSLESMGDDEIADRRRALIGYVDQGGALIDGMSALENVLLPAVPDGEVDQRRDMAKDLLDLVGLGRRMRHRPAQLSGGERQRVAIARALILGTRVLVVDEPTASLDRASANRIISILKDTTSDGIAVLVASHDHELVRLSDTLTELI
- a CDS encoding FtsX-like permease family protein, producing MNAVQRFIRSRVLLLTAAILIAAMCLSVVVQSQSQAALNRTVDENSRGLYDILVQAKAPSGALLQPEIANGAGGIGFDQLDSIRKLSGTSVAAPISLVSRVTQNLETPRLDAMDYLGYNAGLAGTATADQAAGATAPDKWPAAESVLTDAAKKYRLTASAVSSDGNSEQTLFKTTAEGTLGKAKLVEEKAAGGSSIRIAAPAGETGIKFPAPAGGSEHNLFNLSVALPMAPEVTESVVAVDPAAERALLGSAGDFLAPLEKAPPADARDAGAVGRYLEGLFTSGISMDQLKEGPDFLGVKLKYWAPLMTQYQQAKRNGQLTTGSQAVPLIVRSGTSLDLKYNVKIEEIDDAGKVVKDVGTVSKSLGKDYLPFVSKDPFVLSWPGSTDHSSLLGATGNFNPGLYTPAKWSTNFAGAPKYTDGDTASNGAVDKTAVPGDWVTVNRLPDKASNGAPVDQTQRNPVDERSYRDNLPTGQQQSAQPLPMVYGTFDPAAVEAASGDVNKLPLGGYDPTPFTLTKDASGKDVPAAELKPSLSATGLASQSAGAITDFYGLAAARGYKQNAAVIDAIRVRAKAPGSWKDAQPEVEKLAAQIRDVGLDATVVAGSAREDTSIFVPGYSKDGAGKESALGTVQQSWVRQNAAEAVAGALSGTNITLLFLTLCGAALLTGASTVSYIRKRRSEAGTLRAMGWTQRRIRSWVLEEFGVGAVLLAAAGIVLSLLSWSLATALVCAAVLVLYCAAALFAARQLRHRDVIDQEPQHDERLIPVDSPLTFAHRQLSTNKFNTLSLAVAVGVFGAAVGGLIALLIDIPRAAGASALSGLAAASVTLPSILLALSGVAVGLVLTLVTGRFELNAKRQYLGILQAMGWNPDMLRQVRLFENALVGTVALPLGVLGALGIGLLLAPYAAIWAAVAGLVAVICWIPIATKVVQ
- the serA gene encoding phosphoglycerate dehydrogenase is translated as MSKPVVLLAEELSPATVEALGPDFEIRQTDGADRSQLLSAISDVDAILVRSATQVDAEAIAAAKNLKVIARAGVGLDNVDIKAATQAGVMVVNAPTSNIVSAAELTVGHILSLARHIPQASAALKDGEWKRSKYTGIELFEKKIGIIGLGRIGALVAARLKGFDTKILAYDPYITSARAAQLGVQLVTLDELLAQSDFITIHMPKTPETVGMLGADAFKKMKPTAYVVNVARGGLVDEEALFTALQDGEIAGAGVDVFAKEPSTDLPFFKLDNVVVTPHLGASTDEAQEKAGVSVAKSVRLALAGELVPDAVNVAGGVIAPDVRPGIPLIEKLGRIFTALTHASLTQFDVEVAGEISSLDVKVLELAALKGIFADVVTEQVSYVNAPVIAEQRGINVRLITTPDTESYRNVLTLRGALSDGSQISVAGTLTGPKQIEKLVGINGFEVEIPISEHLVVVAYTDRPGVIGTIGHILGMNNINIAGMQVARSDEGGKVLALLTIDSSVPQQVLDAIKAGIGAEMVREVDLED
- the ilvC gene encoding ketol-acid reductoisomerase; the protein is MTEMFYDDDADLSIIQGRKVAIVGYGSQGHAHALNLRDSGVEVVIALKDGSKSTAKAEDAGFTVKNVADAAEWADVIMILAPDQHQRAIYNDSIKDKLTPGKALAFAHGFNIRFGYIQAPEGVDVILIAPKAPGHTVRREFEAGRGIPDIIAVEQDASGNAWELAKSYAKAIGGTRAGVIKTTFTEETETDLFGEQAVLCGGVSQLVQYGFETLTEAGYQPQIAYFEVLHELKLIVDLMWEGGIAKQRWSVSDTAEYGDYVSGPRVITPEVKENMKAVLADIQSGAFAKRFIEDQDNGAVEFKELRAKAEQHPIEAVGRELRSLFSWQQQDVDYVEGSAAR
- the ilvN gene encoding acetolactate synthase small subunit; amino-acid sequence: MTRHTLSVLVEDKPGVLTRVASLFARRAFNINSLAVGPTEVPGVSRMTVVVDADGDLIEQVTKQLNKLVNVIKIVELTPESSVQRDHILVKVRADAATRLQVTQAADLFRASVVDVSTDSVVIEATGHPEKLTALLSVLEPFGIREIVQSGTLAVGRGSRSMSDRALRSA
- a CDS encoding acetolactate synthase large subunit; this translates as MSKGSPISPSLMATKSAGASKAPERADRTADHAAVVADLAAASPVLGPNNVVPPTVMTGSQAIVRSLEELGVDDIFGLPGGAILPTYDPLMASTMNHVLVRHEQGAGHAAQGYAMVTGRVGVCIATSGPGATNLVTAIMDAHMDSVPLVAITGQVSSGVIGTDAFQEADIVGITMPITKHSFLVTDPNDIPHVMAEAFHLASTGRPGPVLVDVAKDAQVGQMTFSWPPKIDLPGYRPVTRGHNKQVREAAKLIAASTKPVLYVGGGVVKAHASAELLALAEATGAPVVTTLMAKGAFPDSHPQHVGMPGMHGSVSAVTALQQSDLLITLGARFDDRVTGVLKTFAPNAKVIHADIDPAEISKNRTADVPIVGSVKEIIPELTEAVRSQFEASGTPDLTTWWAFLNNLKETYPLGWTEPDDGLIAPQKVIKRIGELTGPDGVYVAGVGQHQMWAAQFIKYERPHAWLNSGGAGTMGYAVPAAMGAKVGNPDRVVWAIDGDGCFQMTNQELATCAINKIPIKVAVINNSSLGMVRQWQTLFYEGRYSNTDLNTGHDTVRIPDFVKLGEAYGCASFRVEREEDIDATIQKALEINDRPVVIDFVVSPNSMVWPMVPAGVSNDQIQVARNMTPEWEEED